One part of the Bacteroidia bacterium genome encodes these proteins:
- a CDS encoding DUF2200 domain-containing protein, producing the protein MKVTAEKNEKVANMIFASIYPHYVNRLEKNGRTKEELNQVIEWLTGYDEDKLQALIEKKVSFGTFFQEANLHPNAHLIKGVVCGYRIEDIADEFELYRQCRYLDKLVDELAKGRKMEKILRTAPIS; encoded by the coding sequence ATGAAAGTTACAGCAGAAAAAAATGAGAAAGTTGCCAATATGATATTTGCTTCTATCTATCCCCATTACGTAAATAGATTGGAGAAAAATGGAAGAACAAAAGAAGAACTCAACCAGGTAATTGAATGGCTAACGGGTTATGATGAAGATAAATTACAGGCTCTCATTGAAAAGAAAGTAAGCTTTGGGACATTTTTTCAAGAGGCAAACCTACATCCCAACGCACACCTGATTAAAGGAGTCGTTTGTGGGTATCGGATTGAAGACATAGCGGATGAATTTGAATTGTATCGGCAATGTAGGTATTTGGATAAGTTGGTTGATGAATTAGCAAAAGGGCGTAAAATGGAGAAGATTCTACGAACTGCCCCTATTAGTTGA
- a CDS encoding D-aminoacylase — MLKALKSGTIIFLLFFFSCSPQESYDLVIQGGRIVDGTGATSYEANIGIVGNRIVKISNGQLKLKNGGELIDAKGYIVSPGFIDMHTNVEVNIQDYPLAENFIRQGITSIMASLHSGDQAYPLGAYASQLEIAPNIGYFAGHSWIRKQVLGLENRQASPEELDRMRDYVEQSMQQGALGLSTGLEYVPANYASEDEIIELAKVAAKYNGVYFTHMRNEGSKLLESIRESIQLGKAANIPVEINHLKAAGQNQWTWSERALLLIDSARESGIQIHADIYPYTAFSTYSSILIPQWAMAGGREGLKRRVRNPDSLERIKSGMEQLFLSTGGGEDLSKIQFRAFPYDASFDGKTMKDYAESLGLAPTLKTGVELLLELELKGGFIGIFHAMSEEDLENFISDPEIMFDSDGDLLTPGLGHPHPRCYGTFPKILSTYVRDKKLISLEEAIRRMTSLAAEKIGQKDIGRIEEGAISDIVVFDLEEIEDRSSYTDPHHFPRGIKHLLVNGTIVIKDEELSGKKPGRWLRRNQEHESFP, encoded by the coding sequence ATGCTTAAAGCCTTGAAATCAGGGACAATTATCTTTTTGCTTTTCTTCTTTAGTTGTAGCCCACAAGAAAGTTATGACCTGGTCATTCAGGGAGGAAGAATCGTAGACGGTACAGGTGCAACTTCCTATGAGGCCAATATTGGGATTGTGGGAAATAGAATAGTCAAAATATCAAATGGCCAATTGAAGCTGAAAAATGGAGGGGAATTGATAGATGCTAAGGGATATATCGTATCGCCCGGATTCATTGACATGCATACCAATGTAGAAGTAAACATCCAGGACTACCCATTGGCGGAGAATTTCATTCGACAGGGTATTACCTCTATCATGGCAAGTTTGCATAGCGGGGATCAGGCCTATCCGCTGGGAGCCTATGCCAGTCAATTAGAGATCGCTCCTAATATCGGATATTTTGCCGGGCATAGTTGGATTAGAAAACAAGTCCTCGGTTTGGAAAATCGCCAGGCTTCCCCAGAAGAACTGGATCGCATGAGGGATTATGTGGAGCAAAGTATGCAACAAGGTGCTCTTGGACTTTCGACCGGATTGGAATACGTTCCCGCAAATTATGCTTCTGAAGATGAAATTATCGAACTGGCAAAAGTGGCTGCCAAATACAATGGGGTTTATTTTACCCATATGAGGAATGAAGGATCAAAGCTTCTGGAATCCATTCGCGAATCCATCCAGCTTGGCAAAGCAGCAAATATTCCTGTAGAGATAAATCACCTGAAGGCAGCCGGGCAAAATCAGTGGACATGGTCTGAACGGGCCTTATTACTCATCGATTCAGCAAGAGAATCCGGAATCCAAATACATGCGGATATATATCCATATACTGCATTTAGTACTTATTCCTCCATTCTTATTCCGCAGTGGGCTATGGCTGGTGGGAGAGAAGGATTAAAGAGGCGTGTCAGGAATCCAGATAGCTTGGAAAGAATAAAATCGGGAATGGAACAATTGTTTCTCAGTACTGGAGGAGGGGAGGACCTCTCCAAAATTCAATTTAGAGCCTTTCCCTATGATGCATCTTTTGATGGTAAAACCATGAAAGATTATGCCGAATCCTTAGGCCTGGCTCCTACACTCAAAACGGGTGTTGAACTTTTGCTAGAGCTTGAGCTCAAAGGAGGATTTATCGGAATTTTTCATGCGATGTCTGAAGAGGATCTTGAGAATTTTATAAGCGATCCTGAAATAATGTTTGATTCGGATGGGGATTTACTTACCCCAGGATTGGGACATCCTCATCCTCGATGTTATGGGACATTTCCCAAAATTCTGTCTACCTATGTCAGAGATAAGAAACTTATTTCATTGGAAGAAGCGATCAGGCGCATGACTTCTTTGGCAGCTGAGAAAATTGGGCAAAAAGATATCGGCAGGATAGAAGAGGGGGCTATATCCGACATAGTCGTTTTTGATCTTGAGGAGATTGAGGATCGTTCAAGCTATACTGATCCTCATCATTTTCCCAGAGGCATCAAGCATCTGCTCGTTAATGGAACTATTGTAATCAAGGATGAAGAGCTAAGCGGAAAAAAACCGGGAAGATGGTTAAGAAGAAACCAGGAACATGAATCATTCCCATGA
- a CDS encoding serine hydrolase domain-containing protein, which produces MYRLPFLLFFLCSTLNCFPQLEAIVDEHYGEFSESPGAIVAIYKDGEISFSKSYGMANLDFEIPIQAKTVFDIGSISKQFTASCIFLLEQQGKLSIEDPIQKFLPEMPVYDGDSVRIRHLINHTSGLRDYVEIMAYAGTPFSNTFTEDMGLDIMSRQSEPNFKAGERLMYNNGGYLLLAVIIRRASGMSIGEFAASHIFEPLGMKNTFILENPNRVIKNGATAYTRLPNGSIEELHYRNFAIGGDGQIYTTTEDLLLWDRNFYEPKLGGTQLLDRLHQRGILNNGDTTTYAGGLFIEKYKGFRLVHHTGSWGGFVAAFYRFPELRSSMLILSNYRATGSLKRIYAILDGLLPSQQSSSKQTETNELGRYQPSLETLEKYEGLFEGKTEPHKRFRTYVENDSLKVHLFWKKQSATLIPIAQGEFQHASISYMKFDFNQADHAPVIHEPLGKLSSQRTQPFEALDDVAPYAGIYYSKEVGVSYTISAEGKQLSVKRGEEDLYLLDQLSPDVFGKNILGFQFKRVDGKPDSFLLHDRRIRNLQFIKIK; this is translated from the coding sequence ATGTATAGATTGCCATTCCTCCTTTTCTTTTTATGTTCCACCTTAAATTGCTTTCCCCAATTAGAAGCAATTGTTGATGAACACTATGGGGAGTTTTCCGAAAGCCCTGGAGCTATTGTAGCAATTTATAAAGATGGAGAGATCAGTTTTAGCAAAAGCTATGGAATGGCCAACCTGGACTTTGAAATTCCTATACAAGCAAAAACGGTATTCGATATAGGCTCCATTTCCAAACAATTTACAGCTAGTTGTATTTTCCTTTTGGAGCAGCAAGGGAAATTATCCATCGAGGATCCCATCCAGAAATTCCTGCCGGAAATGCCCGTTTATGATGGAGACAGTGTACGAATAAGACATCTCATCAATCATACGAGTGGGCTGAGGGATTATGTAGAAATCATGGCCTACGCAGGCACTCCCTTTAGTAATACGTTCACAGAAGACATGGGATTAGATATCATGTCTCGGCAATCGGAACCCAATTTCAAAGCTGGAGAACGCTTGATGTACAATAATGGAGGCTATCTTTTGCTTGCTGTTATTATCAGGCGAGCGAGTGGAATGTCTATCGGTGAATTTGCTGCTTCGCATATCTTCGAGCCTTTGGGAATGAAGAATACCTTCATTTTGGAAAATCCCAATAGAGTCATAAAAAATGGAGCTACAGCTTATACCCGTCTGCCTAATGGTTCGATTGAGGAACTGCATTATAGGAACTTTGCCATTGGAGGAGATGGGCAAATATATACTACGACTGAGGATCTATTATTATGGGACAGAAACTTTTATGAACCCAAGCTAGGGGGAACCCAATTATTAGATCGCCTTCACCAGCGAGGAATATTGAATAATGGAGATACTACGACCTATGCCGGAGGCCTGTTTATTGAAAAGTACAAAGGTTTTCGTTTGGTTCATCATACAGGTTCCTGGGGAGGCTTCGTAGCTGCTTTCTACCGATTTCCAGAACTTCGTAGCAGTATGCTGATTCTTTCCAATTATCGAGCAACGGGATCACTCAAACGCATATATGCCATCCTGGATGGGCTCCTTCCTTCTCAACAATCCTCTTCAAAACAAACAGAAACAAATGAGCTTGGACGTTATCAGCCAAGCCTGGAGACACTTGAAAAATATGAAGGACTATTTGAAGGTAAAACTGAGCCTCACAAAAGATTTAGAACCTATGTAGAGAATGATAGCCTGAAAGTGCATCTATTTTGGAAAAAGCAAAGCGCTACTCTGATTCCCATTGCCCAGGGCGAATTTCAACATGCAAGTATTTCCTATATGAAATTTGATTTTAATCAAGCGGATCATGCACCCGTAATCCATGAGCCTTTAGGAAAGTTAAGCAGCCAGCGAACCCAACCTTTTGAAGCCCTCGATGATGTAGCTCCTTATGCCGGTATTTATTATAGCAAAGAAGTAGGCGTGAGCTATACGATATCAGCCGAAGGAAAACAGTTATCAGTCAAAAGAGGAGAAGAAGATCTATATCTTCTGGATCAGCTAAGTCCTGATGTATTTGGTAAAAACATCCTGGGCTTTCAATTTAAACGAGTGGATGGCAAGCCAGACTCATTCCTTCTTCATGATAGAAGGATTAGAAACTTACAATTTATAAAAATCAAATAA
- a CDS encoding sialate O-acetylesterase, which yields MKYLLTTSLSFIIFLSLSNHLVAQVQDASRSGFTWITKEDVSDQNYGSGYTLYSAAWPIFKQYPGAPRFQMGLAGSWLSTQRTGSEPSQFYTTIEGGLGWWHDTRFGTKIPKFIMGGVSYNFYAWANGPGAGRSNMLGNGQRDWSTPGGKYGVAQLSNRLLWAPDGLNMAQSLNGEMLGYGYLPLPLTEPMQQTSGVNVETGNQCWTLFLNTTNFKGPATFFLPTFWTEPVVLDPTLEGLFLDSRPSDPNVNTGIEHAESPALVSTDANGIPYAKIERLQFPASTEDNSILMNQFTVYSQDALWNDMVSWFNGGAVVPAGLTQSGIRPVSMVNGGGSMIGEIHGSGLNNEIELSYMDNILLNSDIMGFEFDVNTVSEKDGLFILPEYFKLESDNKWHPITESSLPASSNLLNSQVPVTPRPEITYLTPLDPDCQWQDPNGPWNSPGPSAGPFTAELGDGSTLTYYWYRFVDQPAIVHANLPASIRNEMQRRVELIHSNWSHTDEYIAPPSFGEIATLDPAALVTPPPGFEIGYVPIVSRQEQSAPKVRVFVLAGQSNMEGYGTINDPENDPGSLVDVIQNDVDGEWAEIGSAGNWNTLAGASLYFANDGDTIRSNVTVGQGANPNLIGPELMFAHQLDEYYEDPVLIIKTAWGGKSLAEDFRPPSAGGTTGPFYHAMIQAVSDVTQNLSTEFPNIGISDYEISGFAWFQGWNDGATDGFLSEYESNLSHLVVDVRNDFGNPNLPVIIANSGHGGFVQSPDLWVQSMQNVVSVAQENIGCDDAAYGGKVGFVQTKQFYREQAESPENAIHHFHNNALTYLNIGKAMGDEMILALNDMAYCYGEECNDQQITPSIVSIGNRVWNDYDQDGINDPDEPGIPGVSLVAWRDSDGDDIPDSQGFLGVQVTDSAGYYSFSGLAPGNHVVFVWSVDNWAVGEPLHGFQSTNGFVANADNNVDLDNNGFGQPFTDIMSGIVNLTPGQEPLEDGDPFNCYFNYDASGNNTVDFGFFDPNATTSIDDGLGKENFVQLFPNPVQDILTIEGNLNQYQIEIFDMRGQFHQRSLLTGTKQTIDISSLPSGVYLAKISSKFHDLVEFQKIVKQ from the coding sequence ATGAAATATTTACTAACTACAAGCCTCTCATTTATTATTTTTCTATCCTTATCCAACCATCTTGTTGCCCAGGTACAGGATGCAAGCAGGTCAGGTTTTACCTGGATCACAAAGGAAGACGTAAGCGACCAGAATTACGGATCTGGATATACTCTATATAGTGCCGCATGGCCAATATTTAAACAATATCCCGGGGCTCCCAGGTTCCAAATGGGCCTGGCAGGGAGTTGGCTTTCGACCCAAAGAACAGGTAGCGAGCCCTCACAGTTTTATACGACCATAGAAGGCGGCCTTGGATGGTGGCATGATACCCGATTCGGCACTAAAATCCCTAAGTTTATCATGGGAGGCGTTTCTTATAATTTTTATGCCTGGGCAAACGGACCGGGTGCCGGCCGTAGTAATATGCTGGGCAATGGACAAAGAGATTGGAGTACTCCAGGAGGAAAATACGGGGTTGCACAATTGTCCAATAGATTATTGTGGGCACCAGATGGATTAAACATGGCTCAAAGCTTAAATGGAGAAATGTTGGGCTATGGCTACTTACCTTTGCCCTTGACCGAACCCATGCAACAGACTAGTGGTGTGAATGTAGAGACAGGAAATCAATGTTGGACCTTATTTTTAAATACAACCAACTTCAAAGGACCTGCAACCTTTTTTCTGCCCACTTTTTGGACAGAACCTGTGGTCCTCGATCCTACATTAGAGGGATTGTTTCTGGACTCGAGACCTTCAGATCCAAATGTTAATACAGGAATTGAACATGCAGAATCACCAGCCTTAGTCTCCACAGATGCCAATGGCATTCCCTATGCCAAAATAGAGAGGCTACAATTTCCTGCCAGTACAGAAGATAACTCCATCCTCATGAATCAGTTCACTGTCTATTCTCAGGATGCCCTCTGGAATGATATGGTATCCTGGTTCAATGGAGGAGCTGTAGTGCCTGCTGGACTTACACAGTCGGGAATTCGTCCGGTTTCTATGGTGAATGGTGGGGGTTCTATGATAGGAGAAATTCATGGATCTGGACTCAATAATGAAATTGAATTGAGCTACATGGATAATATCCTGCTCAATTCGGACATCATGGGATTTGAATTTGATGTAAATACGGTTTCTGAAAAGGATGGCCTTTTCATTCTACCTGAATATTTCAAATTAGAATCAGATAATAAATGGCATCCTATCACTGAATCTTCCCTCCCTGCTTCAAGCAATTTGCTGAATAGCCAGGTGCCCGTAACTCCCAGGCCTGAGATCACTTATCTGACTCCATTAGATCCAGATTGTCAATGGCAAGATCCCAATGGTCCCTGGAATAGTCCTGGTCCTTCGGCCGGTCCTTTTACTGCCGAATTAGGAGATGGGTCAACCCTGACCTATTATTGGTACCGCTTTGTGGACCAACCAGCCATTGTCCATGCGAATCTACCTGCGAGTATCAGAAATGAGATGCAAAGGAGGGTAGAGTTAATCCATTCCAACTGGAGTCATACAGATGAATATATAGCTCCTCCGAGTTTTGGTGAAATTGCTACCCTGGATCCGGCTGCTCTGGTTACACCACCTCCAGGTTTCGAGATTGGTTATGTCCCTATAGTTAGCCGACAGGAACAATCTGCACCTAAAGTCAGGGTATTTGTCCTGGCAGGACAGTCAAATATGGAAGGATATGGCACCATCAATGATCCTGAAAATGATCCGGGAAGTTTAGTTGATGTCATTCAAAATGATGTGGATGGAGAGTGGGCAGAAATTGGGAGTGCGGGAAACTGGAATACCCTGGCTGGAGCCTCTCTATATTTTGCAAATGATGGGGATACGATTCGATCTAATGTAACGGTGGGTCAGGGGGCAAATCCCAATTTAATTGGTCCTGAATTGATGTTTGCTCATCAACTGGATGAATATTATGAGGACCCGGTATTAATCATAAAAACTGCCTGGGGAGGGAAGAGTTTGGCTGAGGATTTTCGTCCACCTTCTGCAGGAGGAACTACAGGACCCTTTTACCATGCTATGATTCAGGCTGTATCGGATGTTACCCAAAACCTGAGTACAGAGTTTCCCAATATCGGAATCAGCGACTATGAAATATCAGGATTTGCCTGGTTTCAAGGATGGAATGATGGAGCAACAGATGGCTTTTTGAGTGAATACGAAAGCAATCTTTCCCATTTAGTAGTGGATGTAAGAAACGATTTTGGCAATCCCAATCTTCCTGTGATTATCGCTAATTCTGGTCATGGGGGATTTGTACAAAGTCCTGATCTCTGGGTTCAAAGTATGCAAAATGTCGTTTCCGTTGCGCAGGAAAATATAGGCTGTGATGATGCTGCCTATGGAGGGAAAGTAGGATTTGTACAAACCAAACAATTTTACCGGGAACAAGCAGAATCTCCTGAAAACGCGATACATCATTTCCACAACAATGCCCTTACTTACCTGAACATTGGTAAAGCAATGGGAGATGAGATGATTTTGGCATTAAATGATATGGCCTATTGTTATGGGGAGGAATGTAATGATCAGCAAATAACACCGAGTATAGTATCAATTGGAAATAGGGTATGGAATGACTATGATCAGGATGGAATAAATGATCCAGATGAACCAGGCATTCCGGGAGTTTCACTTGTGGCCTGGAGGGATTCAGACGGGGATGATATCCCGGATTCTCAAGGTTTCCTTGGCGTTCAGGTGACAGATAGTGCAGGCTATTACAGCTTCTCCGGTTTAGCACCTGGAAATCATGTAGTTTTTGTTTGGAGCGTAGATAATTGGGCAGTTGGCGAGCCTCTGCATGGATTCCAGTCAACAAATGGCTTTGTGGCAAATGCTGATAACAATGTGGATTTGGATAATAATGGTTTTGGTCAGCCTTTTACGGATATTATGTCCGGCATTGTTAACTTAACTCCTGGTCAGGAACCTCTGGAAGATGGAGATCCATTTAACTGCTATTTCAATTATGATGCTAGTGGGAATAATACCGTTGATTTTGGATTTTTTGACCCCAATGCTACAACCTCTATAGATGATGGCTTGGGTAAGGAAAACTTTGTCCAATTATTTCCAAACCCTGTTCAGGACATATTAACTATTGAAGGGAACTTAAATCAGTACCAGATTGAAATATTTGACATGAGGGGGCAATTTCATCAAAGGAGCCTGCTTACAGGAACCAAGCAAACGATTGACATATCGTCTTTACCTTCTGGCGTCTATCTGGCAAAGATTTCCAGCAAGTTTCATGATCTTGTTGAGTTTCAGAAAATTGTCAAGCAATAA
- a CDS encoding sugar phosphate isomerase/epimerase family protein — MKDRRKFLQNASALGMASLLSSCTSSETKEESKVEKPANIRRNPIGVSTYSFWQFNGPKEDSPIEMCIDKAAAMGFDGIELLLVQMTSEENSYLQKLKKQAFHAGLDLMGFSTHQGYVYPEKEKRDENIAKTIRQIELAYALGIPTMRLNTGRWGTSRNFDDLMAHKGIEPTLEGYTDEDGFKWVIDSIEACIPTAEKCGVVLGLENHWGLGRTAEGVKRIVDAIDSPWLQMTMDTGNFLENREEQLKLMAPQTFLIQAKTYYGGGKWYSLDIDYPAIGQMMRDVGYKGWISLEFEGKESPDTAIPKSLGVLRDAFYYEV; from the coding sequence ATGAAAGACCGTCGAAAATTTCTCCAAAACGCCTCAGCCTTAGGCATGGCAAGTTTGCTTTCTTCCTGTACATCTTCTGAAACTAAAGAAGAATCAAAAGTCGAAAAACCAGCTAACATTCGAAGGAACCCCATTGGTGTTTCCACCTATTCTTTCTGGCAGTTCAACGGCCCTAAAGAAGATTCTCCGATTGAAATGTGCATCGATAAGGCAGCAGCGATGGGCTTTGATGGAATCGAACTCCTCTTGGTGCAAATGACATCAGAAGAAAATAGCTATTTACAAAAGCTGAAGAAACAGGCTTTCCATGCGGGATTGGATCTTATGGGTTTCAGTACTCACCAGGGATATGTGTATCCTGAAAAGGAAAAGCGGGACGAAAATATTGCAAAAACAATCAGGCAGATAGAATTGGCCTACGCCCTGGGTATACCCACTATGCGCCTGAATACTGGTCGCTGGGGAACCTCCAGGAATTTCGACGATCTCATGGCCCATAAAGGTATAGAACCGACCCTGGAAGGCTATACAGATGAAGATGGTTTCAAATGGGTGATTGATTCCATTGAAGCTTGCATTCCAACTGCAGAAAAGTGTGGAGTGGTCCTGGGCCTGGAAAATCATTGGGGGCTGGGTCGAACTGCTGAAGGCGTAAAACGGATTGTGGATGCGATTGATAGTCCCTGGTTACAAATGACCATGGATACAGGCAACTTCCTGGAGAATCGCGAGGAACAGCTCAAACTAATGGCTCCCCAGACCTTTCTCATTCAAGCCAAAACCTATTATGGCGGAGGTAAATGGTACTCCCTGGACATAGATTATCCTGCCATTGGTCAGATGATGCGTGATGTGGGCTACAAAGGATGGATTTCCCTTGAGTTTGAAGGCAAGGAATCACCGGATACAGCTATACCCAAAAGTCTGGGAGTATTGAGAGATGCCTTCTATTATGAGGTCTAG
- a CDS encoding LytTR family DNA-binding domain-containing protein, translating into MKTVSCLLVDDEPIAREILISHLDKVPNWHVKHACMNAEEAYEVLLKEDIDVIFLDIEMPEISGVEFLQSLKNPPLVIFTTAYSEYALKGYELNVVDYLLKPIAFNRFFQSIEKANLMLEVLNNEKKSDIPSPPFIFVKHAGKLIKINFEDIIYVKAEQEYSLIVLEDAKVLASKHLKLLLRELPDQEFSRIHRSYILSHHKISSISGNQIQLKDGTELPIGNTYKEELLQKLQI; encoded by the coding sequence ATGAAAACCGTAAGCTGCTTACTCGTAGACGATGAGCCCATCGCGAGAGAAATTCTGATTTCGCATCTGGATAAAGTGCCCAACTGGCATGTAAAACACGCATGCATGAATGCAGAGGAAGCTTATGAGGTGCTTTTAAAGGAAGACATTGATGTTATTTTCCTTGACATTGAAATGCCAGAAATCTCAGGAGTTGAATTTCTGCAATCTTTAAAAAATCCTCCCTTAGTCATATTCACTACTGCATATAGTGAATATGCCTTAAAAGGCTATGAGCTTAATGTTGTTGACTATTTATTAAAACCCATTGCTTTCAATCGTTTTTTTCAAAGCATTGAAAAGGCAAACTTGATGCTGGAAGTCTTAAACAATGAGAAGAAATCCGATATTCCTTCACCTCCTTTTATATTTGTAAAACATGCGGGCAAACTCATAAAGATCAACTTTGAGGACATTATTTACGTGAAGGCAGAGCAAGAATACAGCTTGATTGTATTGGAAGATGCAAAAGTCCTGGCTAGTAAGCATCTGAAATTATTGTTAAGAGAATTGCCCGATCAGGAATTTAGCCGAATACATCGCTCCTATATCCTGTCTCACCATAAAATATCCTCCATTTCAGGAAACCAAATCCAACTGAAAGATGGAACAGAGCTACCCATTGGCAATACCTACAAAGAAGAACTCCTTCAAAAGCTTCAGATCTGA
- a CDS encoding histidine kinase, with the protein MKTLSLEHIFEKRNSSKSGRIVSHLLFWLVVFGSSFYLIKSSFDPYRDTALSFLSPLRYTLGIALFYYPLMYRLIPQLLKDKNWFRFFIYLSLLILIYVLFEAIGEKVVFEYCDECVAQAEQINPDYLSVIQKGLIDNILFKGSQIGLFLNLFSGVLLPFAIKNSLGYYRAYAQNLQFSKDKVQLELNFLKAQVNPHFLFNTLNNLYGAIIKKRNDQSAEIVTRLSDFMRYSLQNVDRTTIALQEEIELINNYLELEKIRMNHVEVSFVYEVQDGTYEIPPLLFIPLLENAFKYSTDKTGSKIVIRMHEQDQRLSFSIQNNYHADRSLKERGGFGLTNLKKRLDIYYPGKYSLETSKNDSVFHAELTIKLL; encoded by the coding sequence GTGAAAACTCTATCCCTGGAACATATTTTCGAGAAAAGGAATTCCTCCAAATCAGGTCGAATCGTATCGCATCTCCTCTTTTGGTTAGTGGTATTTGGAAGTTCATTTTACCTCATTAAGTCATCTTTTGATCCCTACAGAGATACAGCCCTGAGTTTTCTTTCTCCTTTGCGATATACCCTGGGCATTGCCTTGTTTTATTATCCCTTGATGTATCGCTTGATTCCGCAACTTTTAAAGGATAAAAACTGGTTTAGGTTTTTTATCTACCTTTCCCTACTCATCCTCATCTATGTTCTATTCGAAGCCATAGGAGAAAAAGTGGTATTCGAGTATTGCGATGAATGTGTAGCCCAGGCGGAACAAATCAATCCCGATTACCTTTCTGTAATCCAAAAAGGCTTGATCGATAATATCCTTTTCAAAGGCTCTCAAATTGGACTATTTCTCAACCTGTTTTCGGGCGTTCTTCTTCCCTTTGCTATAAAAAACAGTTTGGGTTACTACAGAGCTTATGCACAAAATCTTCAGTTTTCGAAGGATAAAGTTCAGCTGGAGTTAAACTTCCTCAAAGCCCAAGTAAATCCACATTTCCTGTTTAATACCTTGAACAATTTATATGGAGCCATCATTAAGAAGCGGAACGATCAGTCCGCGGAAATTGTAACACGGCTTTCAGATTTTATGAGGTATTCCTTGCAAAATGTAGATCGTACGACCATTGCTTTACAGGAAGAAATTGAATTAATCAATAACTACCTTGAACTTGAAAAAATAAGAATGAACCATGTTGAGGTTTCCTTTGTATATGAAGTGCAAGATGGAACCTACGAGATTCCTCCTCTTTTATTTATTCCCCTGTTGGAAAACGCCTTCAAATACTCAACTGACAAAACCGGCTCCAAGATTGTTATACGCATGCACGAGCAGGATCAGCGGCTAAGTTTTTCCATTCAAAACAATTACCATGCTGATAGAAGCCTTAAGGAAAGGGGGGGCTTTGGATTAACAAACCTAAAAAAGCGACTGGACATATATTATCCGGGTAAATACTCCCTGGAAACCTCAAAAAACGACTCTGTGTTCCATGCAGAACTAACAATTAAGTTGTTATGA
- a CDS encoding DUF2807 domain-containing protein has translation MKMKKSNEFLATLGLLIFLMMFFTNFNLVQEYKKIDLSDPFKNYISQDTEPYTVLKLTGSNGYPIEVRQADENELKLLRSRTEHLTYRIHADTLFIEFTGARISKQQSMNSTSPAAIIIQKSRLPEIIATDIHCKISDFKSEEMKLSIEGNALAEIKDCHFNRMEVGISQQGHLEFFHQNSIDSLQLNMANTSVAFLKNVNLHHIQQDLGDSIAIVLSNHVFSAFLNKPASN, from the coding sequence ATGAAAATGAAGAAAAGCAATGAATTCCTGGCAACACTCGGATTACTCATTTTTTTAATGATGTTTTTTACCAATTTCAATTTGGTCCAGGAATACAAAAAGATCGATTTATCAGATCCCTTCAAGAACTATATTTCCCAGGACACTGAGCCCTATACCGTATTGAAATTAACAGGCAGTAACGGCTATCCGATTGAAGTGAGGCAAGCAGATGAAAATGAGCTCAAGCTCTTACGTTCTCGGACTGAACATCTAACGTATCGCATACATGCAGACACTTTGTTTATAGAGTTTACGGGAGCCAGGATCTCTAAACAACAAAGCATGAATTCGACTTCTCCAGCTGCTATTATTATTCAAAAAAGTAGGTTGCCGGAAATCATAGCGACAGATATTCATTGTAAAATATCAGATTTCAAGTCGGAAGAAATGAAGTTAAGTATAGAAGGGAATGCGCTTGCCGAAATAAAGGATTGCCACTTTAATCGCATGGAAGTGGGTATATCTCAGCAAGGACATCTGGAATTCTTCCATCAAAATAGTATTGATTCCTTGCAGCTTAACATGGCAAATACCTCCGTCGCTTTCTTGAAGAATGTTAATTTGCATCATATACAACAAGACTTGGGGGATAGTATCGCCATAGTACTATCTAATCATGTTTTTAGTGCATTTTTGAATAAGCCTGCAAGTAATTAG